AGCGGCTGGAGGCCCTGCACGACAAGATGCACCCGGGCCACCGCGCGCACCGGCACCAGCACGCGCAGCCGCAGCGCCGCCGCTAGTTCAGGTCCCCGTGCGCCGGGGGCTCCGGGCTTCCGGGGCCTCGGGCGCTTGGGGTTCGCTGGCCGCGGCGGGCGTCGCGCCTTCCGCGTCCGGCGCGCCGGGCTTCACTGGCGTCGCGCGCTTGAGCTTCACGATGGTGACGCCGGGCACGCCTTCCGACACGTCCCGCACGGGGACGACGGCGCCCACGGTGGTGTAGCGGATGGCGCCCGTCTGGGTGAAGGCGTGCTTGAGGGCGTACTCCTTCGCGCGCGGGAGGAACCACTCGCGCACCCGGGGCAGGGGCAGGGCGTGCAGCTCCCCCTGCGTGAGGAACACGTACAGCATCAGGTCCGCGCCGCTGTAGAGGAAGCAGCCCGGCGTGTCCTTCTCCAGGTTGGAGATGAGCTCGAAGAAGTAGCGGCGGCGGGTGGCCTGCCGGTCGCCCTTCACTTCAATGCCGCGCACCTCTCCGGAGGGCAGCTCCCAGAGCAGGTCCACGCCCCGGTGCTGGAAGCGCGGATCCAGTTGCACGTCATGCACGCGGGAGCCGGGCTCCGTCTCCAGGAGCCACGTGCGGGCGTGCTGCACGGCCCGGTCGGCCGCGCCCTGCACGCCCCTCATGCTGAAACTGCGGCCTCCCATCGCGGCTAGCGGCGCAGCTCGACGCCGGAGGCCACGAGCTGCACCTCGCGGGGCTTGCCGTCGGTGCCGCGCGGGACGATGGCGCCCTCGGCCTCGTAGTGCTTCGCGTGGGCGTCGCTCAGCTCCGCGACCTTCACCACGCCCTCCACGCGCGCCTGCGAGCCCGCGGAGTCCAGCGGGACGAAGAAGCCGTAGTCCTTGAATGTCACGCGCACGCCGGGGCTCTTGGCGTCCTGGGCCAGCTCCATCCAGCAGCCCTTCTTTTCACAGGCCTTGCGCACCTGACCCTCCACGCGCACGACCTTGCCGTCGTGGGCCTGGGGCTTCGCGAGCAACTCCGACAGCTTCACCGTCTTCTCGCCCTTGAGGGGCTCGCCGCGGGTGAGCGTCCAGTCGCCAGGGTTCGCGGCCTTGGCGGCCTCGGGCGTCTTCGCGTCGGCGGGGTGGTGGCAGTCGCTCGCCGCCGCTTCGGCCTTGGCGGCCGGCTTGGGCGTCTTGTCCGCCGCGAGGGCCACGAGGGGAGCGGCGACCAGCATCACGAGGGCGGTGCGGAGCATGTGCATGCCCGTTCGCTTAGCCCAGGTTTCCGGGGCCCGGCAAGGCGCCCCTTCCATCCTCGCGACCTATCCCGCACACTCGGCGCGAGGTGCGCATGAAGGTCACCATCCCCGCTCC
The sequence above is drawn from the Corallococcus sp. NCRR genome and encodes:
- a CDS encoding DUF4920 domain-containing protein — its product is MHMLRTALVMLVAAPLVALAADKTPKPAAKAEAAASDCHHPADAKTPEAAKAANPGDWTLTRGEPLKGEKTVKLSELLAKPQAHDGKVVRVEGQVRKACEKKGCWMELAQDAKSPGVRVTFKDYGFFVPLDSAGSQARVEGVVKVAELSDAHAKHYEAEGAIVPRGTDGKPREVQLVASGVELRR